From one Nocardioides yefusunii genomic stretch:
- the flhA gene encoding flagellar biosynthesis protein FlhA yields the protein MKRLSQLGVPIGIVMIIVMLVVPLPAAFLDFLLALNITAAVLVLMVAMFVKRPLDFTAFPAVLLVLTLFRLALNVSATRLVLLDGYAGKVIDTFGHFVVGGQLVVGIIIFVILLVIQFVVITNGAGRVAEVGARFTLDAMPGKQMAIDADLNSGLITEDQARQRRADVHAEADFYGSMDGASKFVKGDAIAAVVITLVNLIGGFAIGMAQKGMEFGEAAQTYSLLSIGDGLVSQIPALLLSVATGLIVTRGAGDADMGSDILRQIGANQMPLRIAAGAAFVMCLIPGLPKVPFLLVGGLMLLFSSRVPTEAPEPEVVAPVDELPPADTPERLVAEMQVDPLGLELSPDIIDLVDVRAGGDLLDRVKALRRKVATDVGIVVPPVRTRDNLELPPRTYAITLFGVEVARGEAPPASVMAIGDMLHNLPGTPTVEPVFGLQAKWIPAEMRYEAEISGATVVDRASVITTHLSEVVSANSARLLGREDVRMLTDVVKRTHPVVIEELTPAALSLGEVQRVLQALLEEKVPVRDLVRIFEALSLRAGTSKDLDALVESARQALGGAIVAPYLQNGDAHVISLDPQLEHRMLEVMRPTDAGAVLALDPELGQHVLVQLQRLSRQAEESDQRPILVCAPQIRAALSRMVRPTLDRLPVISYSEMLGSGQVLSLGTVQGLGANV from the coding sequence ATGAAGCGTCTCTCCCAGCTCGGTGTGCCCATCGGCATCGTGATGATCATCGTGATGCTCGTGGTGCCGCTGCCCGCAGCGTTCCTCGACTTCCTGCTGGCCCTCAACATCACCGCCGCGGTGCTGGTGCTGATGGTCGCGATGTTCGTCAAGCGTCCCCTCGACTTCACCGCCTTCCCGGCGGTGCTGCTGGTGCTGACACTCTTCCGGCTCGCGCTCAACGTCTCCGCGACCCGTCTGGTGCTGCTCGACGGCTACGCCGGCAAGGTGATCGACACCTTCGGTCACTTCGTCGTCGGCGGCCAGCTCGTGGTCGGCATCATCATCTTCGTCATCCTGTTGGTCATCCAGTTCGTCGTCATCACCAACGGTGCCGGACGCGTCGCCGAGGTCGGGGCCCGCTTCACCCTCGACGCGATGCCCGGCAAGCAGATGGCGATCGACGCCGATCTCAACTCCGGTCTGATCACCGAGGACCAGGCCCGCCAGCGTCGCGCCGACGTGCACGCCGAGGCCGACTTCTACGGCTCCATGGACGGTGCCTCGAAGTTCGTCAAGGGCGACGCGATCGCCGCCGTCGTCATCACCCTGGTCAACCTGATCGGTGGTTTCGCGATCGGCATGGCCCAGAAGGGCATGGAGTTCGGCGAAGCGGCCCAGACCTACTCGTTGCTCTCCATCGGCGACGGTCTGGTCTCCCAGATCCCCGCCCTGCTGCTCTCGGTCGCCACCGGCCTCATCGTGACCCGTGGCGCCGGCGACGCCGACATGGGTTCGGACATCCTGCGCCAGATCGGCGCGAACCAGATGCCGTTGCGGATCGCCGCCGGTGCCGCGTTCGTGATGTGTCTGATCCCCGGTCTCCCGAAGGTTCCGTTCCTCCTCGTCGGCGGCCTGATGCTGCTGTTCTCGAGCCGGGTCCCGACCGAGGCCCCCGAGCCGGAGGTCGTCGCACCCGTCGACGAACTGCCGCCGGCCGACACCCCCGAACGTCTGGTCGCGGAGATGCAGGTCGACCCACTCGGTCTCGAGCTCTCCCCCGACATCATCGACCTCGTCGACGTCCGCGCCGGTGGCGACCTGCTCGACCGGGTCAAGGCCCTGCGCCGCAAGGTCGCGACCGACGTCGGCATCGTGGTGCCCCCGGTCCGCACCCGCGACAACCTCGAACTGCCGCCGCGCACCTACGCGATCACGCTGTTCGGTGTCGAGGTCGCCCGTGGCGAGGCTCCGCCGGCCTCGGTGATGGCGATCGGCGACATGCTCCACAACCTGCCCGGCACCCCGACCGTGGAGCCCGTCTTCGGCCTCCAGGCCAAGTGGATCCCGGCCGAGATGCGCTACGAGGCGGAGATCTCCGGCGCCACCGTCGTCGACCGCGCCTCGGTGATCACCACGCACCTCTCCGAAGTGGTCTCGGCCAACTCTGCCCGCCTGCTGGGTCGTGAGGACGTCCGGATGCTCACCGACGTGGTGAAGCGCACCCACCCCGTCGTGATCGAGGAGCTCACCCCCGCCGCGCTGTCCCTCGGCGAGGTGCAGCGCGTCCTGCAGGCGCTGCTGGAGGAGAAGGTGCCGGTGCGCGACCTCGTCCGCATCTTCGAGGCCCTGTCGCTCCGTGCCGGCACCTCCAAGGATCTTGACGCTCTGGTGGAGTCGGCCCGTCAGGCCCTCGGCGGCGCGATCGTCGCCCCCTACCTGCAGAACGGTGACGCCCACGTCATCAGCCTCGACCCGCAGTTGGAGCACCGGATGCTGGAGGTCATGCGCCCCACCGACGCCGGCGCCGTGCTCGCGCTCGACCCCGAGCTCGGACAGCACGTCCTGGTCCAGCTGCAGCGTCTCTCGCGGCAGGCCGAGGAGAGCGACCAGCGCCCGATCCTGGTCTGCGCACCGCAGATCCGGGCAGCCCTGAGCCGGATGGTGCGTCCCACCCTCGACCGTCTCCCCGTCATCTCCTACTCGGAGATGCTGGGCAGCGGACAGGTCCTGTCGCTCGGCACCGTCCAAGGGCTCGGCGCCAACGTCTGA
- a CDS encoding FliO/MopB family protein translates to MFELTLRLVFSLAVVIGLLLIALRITGKRMAGGADALVRVVHRQPLGRSSSVAVVTVGSRVLVLGTTEQQVTLLTELDPEEIVSSETVDEAMASDGTSPGGLAPGVHLGKGGPLAGSLLSADTWKQTWSAVSAKGRQR, encoded by the coding sequence ATGTTCGAGCTCACCCTGCGACTGGTCTTCTCGTTGGCCGTCGTCATCGGTCTGCTGCTGATCGCCCTGCGGATCACCGGCAAGCGGATGGCCGGCGGCGCCGACGCGTTGGTCCGGGTCGTGCACCGCCAGCCGCTGGGGCGCTCCTCCTCCGTCGCGGTGGTGACCGTCGGCAGCCGCGTCCTGGTGCTCGGCACCACCGAGCAGCAGGTGACGCTGCTGACCGAGCTCGACCCCGAGGAGATCGTCTCCTCCGAGACCGTCGACGAGGCGATGGCCTCGGACGGCACCTCGCCCGGTGGCCTCGCTCCGGGTGTGCACCTGGGCAAGGGCGGACCGCTCGCCGGTTCGCTGCTGTCGGCCGACACGTGGAAGCAGACCTGGTCCGCGGTCTCGGCGAAGGGACGTCAGCGATGA
- a CDS encoding EscU/YscU/HrcU family type III secretion system export apparatus switch protein has product MSEEKTEKPTEQKNKENRKEGQVPRSQEFGGWGSLLAFAMALPLLLGHELGALQELMVAGLSAAGDPDVSLGLETLRDGLTHIAVVLVALGSAVLLIGVAAALAQGGFFVASKAAKPKFSKISPLKGFKRIFSAHTLWEGAKMLLKTAVLGVLAYGIVDSLLALVGGLVPLDTVLEEVRKEAYTLIRNVAAAALVLGALDYLFQRKKMGKQTRMTKQEVKQEHKNSEGDPLIRSAIRARQMAASRNRMMADVPTADVVLVNPTHVAVALRYEADKGAPRVVARGAGAIAARIRESAEENRVPIVQDIPLARALHSSTQVGQEIPAELFAAVAQVLAFVISRRTRGAVGGQHRSPRADLALPEVPRSRRRVRTAQDASAGADQVTGRQDGVAGATEGAPPSTP; this is encoded by the coding sequence GTGTCCGAGGAGAAGACCGAGAAACCCACAGAACAGAAGAACAAGGAGAACCGCAAGGAGGGGCAGGTCCCCCGCTCCCAGGAGTTCGGTGGCTGGGGTTCGCTGCTCGCGTTCGCGATGGCACTGCCGCTGCTCCTGGGACACGAGCTCGGGGCCCTGCAGGAACTGATGGTCGCCGGGCTCTCTGCGGCCGGCGACCCCGACGTCTCCCTCGGGCTGGAGACCCTGCGCGACGGCCTGACCCACATCGCGGTGGTCCTGGTCGCGCTCGGCTCCGCGGTGCTCCTGATCGGTGTCGCCGCCGCACTGGCCCAGGGCGGTTTCTTCGTGGCCAGCAAGGCCGCGAAACCGAAGTTCTCCAAGATCAGCCCGCTCAAGGGGTTCAAGCGGATCTTCAGCGCCCACACCTTGTGGGAGGGCGCCAAGATGCTGCTCAAGACAGCCGTCCTCGGCGTCCTGGCCTACGGCATCGTGGACTCCCTGCTGGCGCTCGTGGGCGGTCTGGTCCCCCTCGACACGGTGCTGGAGGAGGTCCGCAAGGAGGCGTACACACTGATCCGCAACGTCGCCGCCGCCGCGCTCGTGCTCGGCGCCCTCGACTACCTCTTCCAACGCAAGAAGATGGGCAAGCAGACCCGCATGACCAAGCAGGAGGTCAAGCAGGAGCACAAGAACTCCGAGGGCGACCCGCTGATCAGGAGCGCGATCCGGGCCCGACAGATGGCTGCCTCGCGCAACCGGATGATGGCCGACGTCCCCACCGCCGACGTCGTCCTGGTCAACCCCACCCACGTCGCCGTGGCACTGCGCTACGAGGCCGACAAGGGGGCCCCGCGCGTCGTCGCCCGGGGCGCCGGCGCGATCGCCGCCCGGATCCGTGAGTCGGCCGAGGAGAACCGGGTCCCGATCGTCCAGGACATCCCGTTGGCCCGCGCCCTGCACTCCTCCACCCAGGTGGGCCAGGAGATCCCTGCCGAACTCTTCGCCGCCGTCGCCCAGGTCCTCGCCTTCGTGATCAGCCGCCGTACCCGCGGCGCCGTGGGCGGGCAGCACCGCAGCCCGCGCGCCGACCTCGCGCTGCCCGAGGTCCCGCGATCACGTCGTCGGGTCCGAACCGCTCAGGACGCCTCCGCCGGTGCCGATCAGGTCACCGGACGCCAGGACGGTGTCGCCGGCGCCACGGAGGGCGCTCCCCCCAGCACGCCCTGA
- the fliN gene encoding flagellar motor switch protein FliN: MTTSDALSPAVDTDLVLRAGEAAAAVLPASTPLEAAGTQPGTDHVTAAFAGAATADLTTDDGAVHRIAVLVGQDLVTALSESPLGGLDLGAAVQPGIDAAAAVLGARASAAAVTELALVVSDLEGPFTAVPMVGEAIDAALLVADSLAPAPAAPAAPAPVEAPVVEVPAEAAPAPVPAAVPAPAVPAPAVPAPAEQLAAQVSEPAPTLASTPAAAPVHPAQSVPQRPAPAPRIVQPVAAPVVHQQLTAETAQMFAAASPSAPRGIEMLAGVDMEVTVELGRTRMAVRDLLALSPGTVLELDRAADGPADLLVNGRLIARGEVVVVDEDFGLRITEIVEDATV; this comes from the coding sequence ATGACCACCTCCGACGCCCTCTCCCCCGCCGTTGACACCGACCTCGTCCTGCGTGCCGGCGAGGCCGCTGCCGCGGTCCTCCCGGCCAGCACCCCGCTGGAGGCGGCCGGCACCCAGCCGGGCACCGACCACGTCACCGCTGCGTTCGCAGGTGCGGCCACCGCCGATCTCACCACCGACGACGGCGCCGTCCACCGGATCGCCGTCCTCGTGGGCCAGGACCTCGTCACCGCGCTCTCCGAGAGTCCCCTCGGCGGACTCGACCTGGGTGCCGCTGTGCAGCCGGGCATCGACGCCGCCGCCGCGGTGCTCGGCGCTCGCGCATCGGCCGCCGCCGTCACCGAGCTGGCGCTGGTGGTCTCCGACCTCGAGGGTCCGTTCACTGCCGTCCCGATGGTCGGCGAGGCGATCGACGCCGCGCTGCTCGTCGCTGACTCCCTCGCTCCGGCCCCGGCCGCCCCGGCCGCCCCGGCCCCGGTCGAGGCACCCGTCGTTGAGGTGCCTGCCGAAGCCGCCCCGGCCCCCGTTCCTGCAGCGGTTCCGGCCCCGGCGGTCCCGGCCCCGGCGGTTCCCGCTCCGGCCGAGCAGCTCGCCGCCCAGGTCAGCGAGCCTGCGCCGACGTTGGCCAGCACCCCGGCCGCTGCTCCGGTTCACCCGGCCCAGTCCGTCCCGCAGCGCCCGGCCCCCGCGCCGCGCATCGTGCAGCCGGTCGCCGCTCCCGTCGTGCACCAGCAGCTCACCGCCGAGACCGCCCAGATGTTCGCCGCCGCCTCCCCGTCCGCTCCCCGCGGCATCGAGATGCTGGCCGGCGTCGACATGGAGGTCACCGTCGAGCTGGGTCGCACCCGGATGGCTGTCCGCGACCTCCTGGCCCTCTCGCCCGGCACCGTCCTCGAGCTCGACCGCGCCGCCGACGGCCCCGCCGACCTCCTCGTCAACGGTCGCCTGATCGCCCGCGGCGAGGTCGTCGTCGTCGACGAGGACTTCGGTCTGCGGATCACCGAGATCGTCGAAGACGCCACCGTCTGA
- a CDS encoding sensor histidine kinase, protein MSARTDQLIEVVQALDPRAPADEVLLRLCRFARPALGAAGVIVVLPHDSGVKEVRAGDIAPGGRVMMRNLFESALPFLGPDDEEITHLSDEHRVLVLRAPCDPSGHVIAIWFVDEDDDDADSDRSLTHAQREVLDMVAELIGARLDQGGRASAAEARAIRRERDRISRDLHDVVVQQIFAAGLQTQRTMRALGDDAARIELSEVVDQLDRVIRDVRSVIFELEHTEGVGVRDSLHQMMVEYARVLGFMPGLRTAGDMDRLDAVVGDHMLATVRELLSNVAKHAEATSCRVYVVHEDGVLTVEVDDDGVGICEDSWREGHRSGLGNLDLRAQLLRGSLEVIPKRTRGVTVRWSVQSAKA, encoded by the coding sequence ATGTCTGCGCGTACCGACCAGCTCATCGAAGTCGTCCAGGCGCTCGACCCGCGCGCCCCCGCCGACGAGGTGCTGCTGCGTCTGTGTCGCTTCGCCCGCCCTGCGCTCGGCGCGGCCGGCGTCATCGTCGTGCTCCCTCACGACTCCGGCGTCAAGGAGGTGCGGGCAGGGGACATCGCTCCCGGTGGCCGTGTGATGATGCGGAACCTCTTCGAGAGCGCGCTCCCCTTCCTGGGGCCCGACGACGAGGAGATCACGCACCTGAGTGACGAGCACCGTGTGCTGGTCCTGCGTGCCCCGTGCGACCCGAGTGGGCACGTGATCGCGATCTGGTTCGTCGACGAGGACGACGACGACGCCGACAGCGATCGCAGCCTCACCCACGCCCAGCGTGAGGTGCTCGACATGGTGGCCGAACTCATCGGCGCCCGACTCGACCAGGGCGGACGTGCCTCGGCGGCCGAGGCACGCGCGATCCGCCGCGAACGGGACCGGATCTCCCGCGACCTCCACGACGTCGTCGTGCAGCAGATCTTTGCCGCCGGGCTCCAGACCCAGCGCACCATGCGCGCCCTCGGCGACGACGCGGCCCGGATCGAGCTCAGCGAGGTCGTCGACCAGCTCGACCGGGTGATCCGTGACGTCCGCAGCGTCATCTTCGAACTCGAGCACACCGAGGGCGTCGGCGTCCGCGACAGCCTGCACCAGATGATGGTCGAGTACGCCCGCGTCCTGGGGTTCATGCCCGGGCTCCGTACCGCGGGCGACATGGACCGTCTCGACGCGGTGGTCGGTGACCACATGCTCGCCACCGTGCGGGAACTGCTCTCCAACGTCGCCAAGCACGCCGAGGCCACGTCGTGCCGGGTCTACGTCGTCCACGAGGACGGCGTGCTCACCGTCGAGGTCGACGACGACGGCGTCGGCATCTGTGAGGACTCGTGGCGTGAGGGTCACCGCAGTGGTCTGGGCAACCTCGACCTCCGCGCGCAGCTGTTGCGCGGGTCGCTGGAAGTGATCCCGAAGCGGACCCGTGGCGTGACCGTGCGCTGGAGCGTCCAGTCCGCCAAGGCCTGA
- the pdxH gene encoding pyridoxamine 5'-phosphate oxidase, translating into MTQDPRPEPAADATGLDLAALRTDYAADRLTEADAAGDPWEQFGRWFDDAAASPSVVEANAMVLATVSPDGIPSARTVLLKGLRAGEGFEFFTHATSAKGRDLAANPACALLFEWHAIQRQVRISGHAHPLPAADVETYFASRPRAARLGAWASRQSTVLADRAELEDAHAAAEARFGASEDDGPVPVPPTWGGYLVRPTSFEFWQGRRSRLHDRLRWRREGAGWVRERLAP; encoded by the coding sequence ATGACACAGGACCCCCGACCTGAGCCTGCCGCGGACGCCACCGGTCTCGACCTCGCCGCCCTGCGCACCGACTACGCCGCCGACCGGTTGACGGAGGCTGATGCCGCGGGCGACCCCTGGGAGCAGTTCGGACGGTGGTTCGACGACGCCGCAGCGTCCCCGTCGGTCGTCGAGGCGAACGCGATGGTGCTGGCCACCGTCTCGCCCGACGGGATCCCGTCGGCCCGCACCGTCCTGCTCAAGGGCCTGCGGGCGGGGGAGGGATTCGAGTTCTTCACCCATGCCACCTCGGCGAAGGGACGCGACCTCGCAGCCAACCCGGCCTGCGCCCTGCTCTTCGAGTGGCACGCGATCCAGCGTCAGGTGCGGATCAGCGGCCACGCCCACCCCCTCCCGGCCGCCGACGTCGAGACCTACTTCGCCTCCCGCCCCCGTGCCGCCCGCCTCGGCGCGTGGGCCTCGCGCCAGTCGACCGTCCTCGCCGACCGGGCCGAACTGGAGGACGCTCACGCCGCCGCCGAGGCACGCTTCGGGGCGTCCGAGGACGACGGACCCGTCCCGGTGCCCCCGACGTGGGGCGGGTACCTGGTGCGGCCGACGTCGTTCGAGTTCTGGCAGGGGCGACGCAGCCGCCTCCACGACCGGCTCCGGTGGCGTCGTGAGGGCGCAGGCTGGGTCCGGGAGCGGCTGGCTCCCTGA
- a CDS encoding DUF5709 domain-containing protein: MSDPDTPDVYGEYSVDEENQPHGDGDSQVGDRGLKDPLEEGYSPPEKWSVAQGFGNTPAEALQGESLEQRMAQEEPEPDPYAAAEAAEDLDLEPVDDGEVGDERSGRLADRGEGASHVLGEDVGIDGAGASAEEAAMHVVHDIVDPDDLDT; the protein is encoded by the coding sequence ATGAGCGATCCCGACACCCCGGACGTGTACGGCGAGTACAGCGTCGACGAAGAGAACCAACCACACGGCGACGGCGACAGCCAGGTGGGAGACCGCGGCCTCAAGGACCCGCTCGAGGAGGGCTACTCGCCCCCGGAGAAGTGGTCCGTTGCGCAGGGGTTCGGGAACACCCCCGCCGAGGCGCTGCAGGGCGAGTCCCTGGAGCAGCGGATGGCGCAGGAGGAACCCGAGCCGGATCCCTACGCCGCAGCCGAGGCAGCGGAGGACCTCGACCTCGAACCCGTCGACGACGGCGAGGTCGGCGACGAGCGTTCAGGACGTCTGGCCGATCGCGGCGAAGGCGCCTCGCACGTGCTCGGGGAGGACGTCGGGATCGACGGCGCCGGGGCCAGCGCGGAGGAGGCCGCGATGCACGTCGTGCACGACATCGTGGACCCCGACGACCTGGACACCTGA
- the fliQ gene encoding flagellar biosynthesis protein FliQ yields MTDTTVIEIALQTMLVALKLSAPILVTALVIGFTVSLFQAMTQIQEFTLAFVPKVVGVGIALLVSGNWMLHTLINFTNELFEQIPSLVG; encoded by the coding sequence ATGACCGACACCACCGTCATCGAGATCGCACTGCAGACGATGCTCGTGGCGCTCAAGCTCTCCGCGCCGATCCTGGTGACTGCCCTCGTCATCGGCTTCACGGTCTCGCTGTTCCAGGCGATGACCCAGATCCAGGAGTTCACCCTCGCCTTCGTCCCCAAGGTCGTCGGGGTGGGCATCGCCCTGCTCGTCTCGGGCAACTGGATGCTGCACACCCTGATCAACTTCACCAACGAACTGTTCGAGCAGATCCCCTCACTGGTCGGCTGA
- a CDS encoding citrate synthase 2, whose translation MTEVHHGLEGIVAFETQIAEPDKEGSALRYRGVDIEDIVGRVPFENVWGLLIDGSYTPGLEAAEPYNLPVHTGDVRVDIQAAIAMLAPAFGFGQTYDISDEQARADIGRLAVMVLSYAAQSARGLHQAVVPQRLVDEGATLAEKFLIRWRGEADPKHVKAIDAYWSSAAEHGMNASTFTARVITSTGADVAAAFSGAIGAMSGPLHGGAPSRVLGMIEEVEQQGDARAYVKGLLDSGERLMGFGHRVYRAEDPRARVLRRTARELDAPRYEVAEALEKAALAELRERRPDRVLETNVEFWAAIVLDFAEVPAHMFTSMFTCARTGGWSAHILEQKRTGRLIRPSAVYTGPAARSAESVDGWQDGWGA comes from the coding sequence ATGACCGAGGTTCACCACGGGCTCGAAGGGATCGTCGCTTTCGAGACGCAGATCGCGGAGCCCGACAAGGAGGGGTCGGCGCTGCGCTACCGCGGTGTCGACATCGAGGACATCGTCGGGCGCGTCCCGTTCGAGAACGTCTGGGGACTCCTGATCGACGGTTCCTACACCCCCGGGCTGGAGGCGGCGGAGCCCTACAACCTGCCCGTCCACACCGGCGACGTGCGCGTCGACATCCAGGCCGCGATCGCGATGCTGGCACCGGCGTTCGGCTTCGGCCAGACCTACGACATCTCCGACGAGCAGGCCCGCGCCGACATCGGCCGCCTCGCGGTCATGGTGCTCTCCTACGCGGCGCAGTCGGCGCGCGGCCTCCACCAGGCCGTCGTCCCGCAGCGCCTCGTCGACGAGGGCGCCACCCTGGCGGAGAAGTTCCTGATCCGTTGGCGTGGCGAGGCCGACCCCAAGCACGTCAAGGCGATCGACGCCTACTGGTCCTCGGCCGCCGAGCACGGCATGAACGCCTCCACCTTCACCGCCCGCGTGATCACCTCCACCGGCGCCGACGTGGCAGCGGCGTTCTCGGGTGCGATCGGCGCGATGAGCGGCCCGCTGCACGGCGGCGCCCCGTCGCGTGTTCTCGGGATGATCGAGGAGGTCGAGCAGCAGGGTGACGCCCGCGCCTACGTCAAGGGTCTCCTCGACTCCGGCGAACGCCTGATGGGCTTCGGCCACCGCGTCTACCGCGCCGAGGACCCCCGTGCTCGTGTGCTGCGTCGTACTGCCCGTGAGCTCGACGCTCCCCGCTACGAGGTGGCCGAGGCGCTGGAGAAGGCAGCTCTGGCCGAGCTCCGTGAGCGGCGCCCGGACCGCGTCCTGGAGACCAACGTGGAGTTCTGGGCGGCGATCGTCCTGGACTTCGCCGAGGTCCCGGCGCACATGTTCACCTCGATGTTCACCTGCGCCCGCACCGGCGGTTGGTCGGCGCACATCCTGGAGCAGAAGCGCACCGGACGCCTGATCCGTCCCTCGGCCGTCTACACCGGCCCTGCGGCCCGCTCGGCGGAGTCGGTCGACGGCTGGCAGGACGGCTGGGGCGCCTGA
- a CDS encoding flagellar biosynthetic protein FliR, which produces MTITVNGLELLAYLLASLRIVAWLSVVPPFSTSSIPSMGKVVLALGLSFAVGPQLAGQVPTDSWELLVVALTQVAIGLAMGFLTFLLFQAIPIAGALIDVMGGFATTQAWDPMAMNTNTVFGKFHQQIATVLLFVSGGHLLVIGGLLKSFTLVPLGEIPDLDGAADVFSIAFSLMFTTAVQIALPMLAVLFVTDLALALLTKVAPQLNALNVMYAAKIGLVLLLIGMSFPVLPEALSRIVDLANEASSTLLGGR; this is translated from the coding sequence GTGACCATCACCGTCAACGGGCTGGAACTGCTGGCCTACCTGCTGGCCTCGCTGCGGATCGTGGCGTGGCTCAGTGTGGTGCCCCCGTTCTCCACGTCGTCGATCCCGTCGATGGGCAAGGTCGTGCTCGCGCTCGGCCTCTCGTTCGCGGTCGGTCCGCAGCTGGCCGGCCAGGTCCCCACCGACTCCTGGGAGCTGTTGGTCGTCGCGCTGACCCAGGTCGCGATCGGCCTGGCGATGGGGTTCCTGACGTTCCTGCTCTTCCAGGCGATCCCGATCGCCGGAGCCCTGATCGACGTCATGGGCGGTTTCGCCACCACCCAGGCCTGGGACCCCATGGCGATGAACACCAACACCGTCTTCGGCAAGTTCCACCAGCAGATCGCCACCGTCCTGCTCTTCGTCTCCGGTGGACACCTGCTGGTGATCGGCGGGCTGCTCAAGAGCTTCACCCTGGTGCCGTTGGGCGAGATTCCCGACCTCGACGGCGCCGCGGACGTCTTCTCGATCGCGTTCTCGTTGATGTTCACCACCGCCGTCCAGATCGCCCTGCCGATGCTGGCGGTCCTCTTCGTCACCGACCTGGCGCTGGCTCTGCTCACCAAGGTCGCGCCGCAACTCAACGCCCTCAACGTCATGTACGCGGCCAAGATCGGTCTGGTGCTGCTGCTGATCGGGATGTCGTTCCCGGTCCTGCCCGAGGCGTTGAGCCGGATCGTGGACCTCGCCAACGAGGCGTCGTCGACGCTGCTCGGAGGGAGGTGA
- the fliP gene encoding flagellar type III secretion system pore protein FliP (The bacterial flagellar biogenesis protein FliP forms a type III secretion system (T3SS)-type pore required for flagellar assembly.) has translation MSVLTPTLPRTLTPTVESVAPSALAERAATRRRLLVAVVLTAVVATLWLLWLSPGALAAPDGPEGPGGPEGGSSSVTIDLDELTKKPTTSVVVIIAMTLISLLPAILLTCTSFTKILVVLSLTRNALGLQQTPNNQVLSGLALFLSLFIMAPVMSDMNDAGLQPYLAGDMTSAAAFSAGIEPLREFMIDQTGDDELVLLTNVAGQDLPSDRADVSMTTLVPAFVLSELKEAFIIGFIIFIPFLVIDVVVSGSLMALGMMMMPPTMVSLPFKLLLFVMVDGWGLIISSLVSSYGTDG, from the coding sequence ATGAGCGTGCTGACCCCGACCCTGCCACGCACGCTGACCCCCACCGTGGAGTCGGTGGCACCGTCCGCCCTCGCCGAGCGAGCCGCGACCCGACGCCGGCTGCTGGTCGCCGTCGTCCTCACCGCCGTCGTCGCCACGCTGTGGCTGCTGTGGCTGAGCCCCGGCGCGCTCGCCGCGCCGGACGGCCCCGAAGGTCCCGGCGGCCCCGAAGGTGGTTCCTCCTCGGTCACGATCGACCTCGACGAGCTGACCAAGAAGCCGACCACGTCGGTCGTCGTCATCATCGCGATGACGCTGATCTCGTTGCTCCCGGCGATCCTGCTGACCTGCACCAGCTTCACCAAGATCCTCGTGGTGCTGAGCCTGACCCGCAACGCGCTGGGTCTGCAGCAGACGCCCAACAACCAGGTGCTCTCCGGGTTGGCGTTGTTCCTGAGCCTCTTCATCATGGCCCCGGTCATGTCCGACATGAACGACGCCGGCCTCCAGCCCTACCTGGCCGGCGACATGACCTCGGCCGCCGCGTTCAGCGCCGGCATCGAGCCGCTGCGTGAGTTCATGATCGACCAGACCGGCGACGACGAACTGGTGCTCCTCACCAACGTCGCCGGTCAGGACCTGCCCAGCGACCGCGCCGACGTCTCGATGACGACGCTGGTCCCTGCCTTCGTGCTCAGTGAGCTCAAGGAGGCGTTCATCATCGGCTTCATCATCTTCATCCCGTTCCTCGTCATCGACGTCGTGGTCTCGGGATCGCTGATGGCACTCGGCATGATGATGATGCCGCCCACGATGGTGTCGCTGCCGTTCAAGTTGCTGCTCTTCGTGATGGTCGACGGGTGGGGCCTGATCATCTCCTCACTGGTCTCCAGTTACGGGACAGACGGCTGA